CGAGCAGCTCCCGGAAGGCGCGGAAGCCGTAGTCGGACTCGGCGAAGGTCGGGTCCTTGCGCAGCAGGGCCCGCTTGAGCGACGAGGCCAGCACGGGCTCGGCGCCGCTCTGCTTCAGCCCGGCCAGGGTCTGGGTGAGCTGGCGCTGCAGCTCCTGCAGGTCCCGCTGGCCGGCCGGCTTGGCGCCGTCGTCCTTGCGTGGCTTGCTGGCCCGCCGCGGCGGCCGGGCGCCCCCGTTGCCGCCGCCGTTGCCGGCCCGCCGGCCGCCCTGGGAGACCAGCTCGCCGACCCCGGGCAGGCGGTCGTAGAACAGGAACTCGTCGCAGGCGGGGGGGAGCAGGTTGGAGGTCGAGCCCTTGACCCCGATGCCGATGACCCGCCGGTTCAGGGCCCGCAGGGCCGCCACCAGCGGGGTGAAGTCGCTGTCGCCCGAGCAGATCACGAAGGTCGACACGAACCCGCGCTCGTAGGCCAGCTCCATGGCGTCCACGGCCAGCTTGATGTCGGCGGCGTTCTTGCGCACCGCCCCGGTCCGCTGGGGGATGTCGATCAGCTCGCAGTTGTGCTCGACCAGGGTGCGGCGGTCGCCGGCGAACAGCGTCCAGTCGGCATAGGCCCGCCGGGCCACCACCCGGCCCCGCTCGGCCAGGGCGTCCATGATCGGGCCGACGTCGAAGCCCCGGCCGATCTCCCTGGCCCCGATGACCAGGTTCTCGTGGTCGATGAACAGCGCGATGCGTGCTTCCTCGTCAGGCATGGGTGAACACTACGCCGTAACCTGTGGCCGTGCCTACGACCCGGGTGTGCGTCATCGGGGCCGGCCTGGCCGGGCTGGCCGCGGCCGTGGCCCTGGCCGAGGGCGGGCTGGAGCCGCTGGTGCTGGAGGCCCGCCGGCGGGTCGGGGGGCGGGTCCACTCGCGGCGGCTGGCCAACGGCGCCGTGGTCGAGCTCGGGGCCGAGTTCGTCGAGGCCGACCACGAGACGCTGGTCGCCACCGCCGCCCGCCTGGGCCTGGCCATGGCCCCGGCCGGCATGGCCTACGGCGACCGCGACCCCCGCGGCGGCCTCGGCACCGACCGGGCCACCGTCCTGGCCGAGGTCGCCCGCCTCCGGGACCTGCTGACCGCGCCGCCCGCCGGCGGCCCCGGCGAGCCCGGCCCGGGCGGCCCCGACCTCCTGGGGCCCGGGCGGTCGGTGGCCGAGGTGCTGGACGGGCTGCCCCTCGACCGGGCCGCCCGCGAGGCCATCGCCGCCCGCCTGCAGGTGTCGACCGGCCAGCCGGTCGGGGAGCTGGCCGCGGCCGTCCTCGGCCACGCCGGCTCGAGCTTCTCGACCCGCGAGAGCCTCCGCGTCGCCGGCGGCAACCAGCGGATCGCCCTGCGGCTGGCCGAACGGCTCCCCGGCGCCGTCCACCTGGGCGTGCCCGTGCAGGCGGTCAGCTGGTCGGGCCCGGGCGTGCGGGTCGCGGTCGAGGGCGCCGAGCTGGACGCCGAGGCCTGCCTGCTGGCCGTGCCCGCCTCGGTCATCGGCCGGATCCGCTTCGATCCGCCCCTCCCGGACTGGAAGGCCGGCGCCCTCGGCCGGGTCGCCTACGGCCACGCGGCCAAGCTGTTCGTGCCCCTGCGCCGGGTGCCGCCGCCCAGCGCCGTCCTGTCCGTCCCCGACCACTACTGGACCTGGACCGCCAAGGGCGCCGACGGCGCCGTCCAGCCGGTGGTGAGCGCCTTCGCCGGCTCCGCCCCCGCCCTGGCCGCCCTGGAGGTCAGCGCCGGCCCGGCGGCCTGGCGCCGCCGCCTGGCCGCTCTCCGCCCCGACCTCGACCTCGACCGCGGCGCCGTCCTCTCCACCTGGGACGACGACCCCTGGATCGAGGCCGCCTACTCCACCCGCACCCCCGCCTTCCGCCCCGGCGACCCCGACCTCCTCGCCCGCCCCGTCGGCCCCCTCCACTTCGCCGGCGAGCACACCGCCGGCCCCTGGTCCGGCCTCATGGAAGGCGCCCTCCGCAGCGGCCACCGCGCCGCCACCGACCTGGCGGCCGCCCACGGCGGCTAGCCGAGGTTGCGGGCGACCTTGTACGAGGCTGCCTGGGCGACCGGGCGGACGACCATGAAGTCGATGTCGACGTGCGGGGGGCGGGTGACGGCCCAGGTGATGCAGTCGGCGATGTCGTCGGCGGT
This sequence is a window from Actinomycetota bacterium. Protein-coding genes within it:
- a CDS encoding NYN domain-containing protein, with translation MPDEEARIALFIDHENLVIGAREIGRGFDVGPIMDALAERGRVVARRAYADWTLFAGDRRTLVEHNCELIDIPQRTGAVRKNAADIKLAVDAMELAYERGFVSTFVICSGDSDFTPLVAALRALNRRVIGIGVKGSTSNLLPPACDEFLFYDRLPGVGELVSQGGRRAGNGGGNGGARPPRRASKPRKDDGAKPAGQRDLQELQRQLTQTLAGLKQSGAEPVLASSLKRALLRKDPTFAESDYGFRAFRELLAQAERNGIVALTEGQAPGDPAVDFPESGQADKAFDLLRQTLLELQGDDDEVPLSGLKDQMRKRDPNWSEKDFGYAGFLQFVKAAAAKGTVNMEWDDQEGDYFLYVPD
- a CDS encoding NAD(P)/FAD-dependent oxidoreductase, producing the protein MPTTRVCVIGAGLAGLAAAVALAEGGLEPLVLEARRRVGGRVHSRRLANGAVVELGAEFVEADHETLVATAARLGLAMAPAGMAYGDRDPRGGLGTDRATVLAEVARLRDLLTAPPAGGPGEPGPGGPDLLGPGRSVAEVLDGLPLDRAAREAIAARLQVSTGQPVGELAAAVLGHAGSSFSTRESLRVAGGNQRIALRLAERLPGAVHLGVPVQAVSWSGPGVRVAVEGAELDAEACLLAVPASVIGRIRFDPPLPDWKAGALGRVAYGHAAKLFVPLRRVPPPSAVLSVPDHYWTWTAKGADGAVQPVVSAFAGSAPALAALEVSAGPAAWRRRLAALRPDLDLDRGAVLSTWDDDPWIEAAYSTRTPAFRPGDPDLLARPVGPLHFAGEHTAGPWSGLMEGALRSGHRAATDLAAAHGG